The genome window TCGCGAAAGTGTGCGCATCGCATTCCATCACGATCAGCGCGCACACCACGCTCGGCACGTCGCCCATCGTGAATTTTGGCACGAAGGCACAGATCGAGCAGTACGTGCCGCTGCTGGCCAGCGGCAGGGTGCTCGGCGGCTTCGGCCTCACCGAAGAAAGCGCGGGCAGCGATGCCGGTGGCACGCGTACAACGGCCGAGAAAAAAGACGGCTACTATCTGCTGAACGGCTCCAAGCGTTTCATCACCCACGCCGGTGTCGGTGAAGTGTTCGTCGTCACCGCAGTGACCGACCCGTCCAAGGGTACGAAGGGCATCTCGTCGTTCATCCTGAACAAGGAGAGCTGCGATCTCGCGCAGTGCCGTGTACTGGGGGTCGGCCACGATGACTCGTTGACGCCGATGAAGGGCTTCACGTCGGGCAAGAAGGAGAACAAGCTCGGATGGCGTGCGTCCGATACGCGCGAGCTGCTGTTCGACAACGTCGAAGTACCGGCGGAGAATCTTCTGGGCACCGAGGGCCTCGGCTTCATCAACTTCATGAAGACGCTCGACGCCGGCCGTATCGGCATCGCGTCGCTCTCGATCGGCATCGCGCAGGGTGCGCTGGAGGAATCGCTGAAGTACGCGTCGGTCCGCAAGCAGTTCGGGGCGGCCATCGCGACGTTCCAAGGGATTCAGTTCCAGCTGTCCGATATGGCGACCGAGATCGAAGCTGGCCGTCACCTGGTGTATCACGCCGCCTGGCTGGCGCAGCAGGGCAAGCCGTTCGGCAAGGAAGCCGCGATGGCCAAACTGTTCTGCTCGGAGCTGGCCATGCGCGCCACGATCAAGGCCATTCAGATCCACGGCGGGTACGGCTACACGAAGGACTACCCGGTCGAGCGCTACATGCGCGATGCCAAGATTTGCGAAATTGGCGAAGGGACAAGCGAGATCCAGCGCATGGTGATCGCGAGGCACCTGCTGAAGGGACTGATGGACTGAGTCACCGGGACGGACCGCCGTGGGTGTATTGCGGGAGACGTTCGGTCCCGTGTACTCTTCCTTGGTAGTCCGTTTTGGTAGGACCCCGCAGTTTCCGTAGCCGTCGCTTCCGGCGCCGGCGGCCCGTGCGACTCACGGGCCGTTTGCGTTTGTGGCGGGGGCGGATTGGCGCCAGCGTGCAGCCATCCGACGCCCTCCACACGTCCCACCGCATGACACGCCCTGTGTGTCGATCGCGGGTAATCGCGTTTCTCCTGAGGCCTGCGCCTCCCGCCGCTACCGAAGCGCGGGACGGTCCGCGGTGTTCGGGCGCGACTCGCCCGTCCGATCAGTCGTGCTGGTTGGGGGAGCCCCGTGACGTCGTCCGTGTCGCCGCCGCCTGGCGCGCTCGGGCAGCCTCTGTTCGATCACCGTGTTTGTCGCCGCATCGGTCCAGTGGAGTCGCCACCGCCGAGACGCGCGGCAGGTCAGAATGAAGCGAGAAATCCTGGTGAACGCGACGCCGCGCGAGACGCGCGTCGCCATTCTCGAGGACGGCCAGTTGGTGGAGCTGCTGGTAGATCGACCCGATGCCCGTCGCATGGTTGGCGACGTGTATCTCGGGAAGGTCGAAGCCGTGCTTCCAGGTATTCAGGCCGCCTTCGTGAACATCGGCACCGAGAAGTCCGCATTCCTGCACGCCGCCGATGTGGTGGTTGAGGATGCGCCCGTGGCCGATGATGAAGACGACGACGAGGACGAGGCCGGAGATGACGCTGGCGGCGGAAGCGCCGGCGGTGGGCGTCGTGGGCGCCGTGAAGTCCGCCCGATTCAGGACCTCTTGAAGCGCGGGCAGGATATCCTCGTCCAGATCACCAAGGAACCCATTTCCACGAAGGGGCCCCGCGTGACCGCGCAGGTCTCCCTCGCCGGGCGGTTCCTGGTGTATATGCCGTTTGCGTCGAAAGTCGGCGTCAGCCGCAAGATCGACGAGCGCTCCGAACGCCAGCGTCTTCGGGCGATGGTGTCCGAGATGCTCCCCGACGACGTCGGCGGCGTGATCATCCGCACCGTGTCCGAGGACGCGACCAAGGAAGTGTTCGAGCGTGAGCTCAACACGCTCATCAATAACTGGAAGCGGATCAAGCGGAAAACGCAGTTCACGCGCGCGCCGGCCCTGGTGCATCGCGAGACCAATGTGACCCGCGGACTCGTGCGCGACCTATTCAGTGCGAAGGTCGAGGGCGTTACCGTTGACTCGCGCCAGGTCTTCAACGAGATCACCGAGTACCTCACCGGCATCGCCCCCGAGCTCGTCGAGCGGGTGAAGCTGTACGAGGACATCGTCCCGCTGTTCGACAAGGCCGATATCGAGACGGAAATCCGCGACCTCTTCAAGCGGCGCTGCGATCTGCCCAGCGGTGGCTACCTGATCATCGAGCCAACCGAGGCGCTCGTCTCGATCGACGTCAATTCCGGGCGGTACACCGGCAAGCGCGATCCCGAAAAGACCGTGTTCAAGACGAATACCGAAGCCGCGCGCGAAATTGCGCGACAGCTGCGCTTGCGTGACGTCGGTGGCATCATCGTGTGCGATTTCATCGACATGGAAACGCAGGGGAATCGCGACAAGGTGATCCACGAGTTGCGGACCCATCTCGGTCGTGATCGCGCCCGGACGAAGGCCCATGCCGTGTCTGACCTGGGGTTGGTGGAGATGACCCGCCAGCGCGTGCGTCAGAGCCACTGGCAGAGCATGACCGAGTCGTGCCCCACCTGCAGCGGAACGGGCCGGGTATTCACGCCGGAAACGATCGTTCGTCGAACCGAGCGGGCCGTTCGTCGCATGTCGGCCGAGGGGCGCCGAGAGCCGGTGATCTTGCGGCTCCACCCGGAGGTCGCGCTGCACGTGCTGGAGCAGGAGCACGACTTCGTGAAGCGCCTCGAGAAGTTGGCTGGATTCCCCTTGGAGCTGCGCGACGATCCGCTCCTGCGCCCGGATGAAATCAAGCTCGTTATGCGGGGCGCCCAGCGGGATGTCACACAGCAGTACGCCTTGGCCTGAACACGGCCGGAAATCCACGTTCCCACAGGCGCCTGAGGCTGGTCTCAGGCGCTTGACAGCTAAAGCGAAGCCGGATAAGCTTTAAGGCTACGTTTGAAGCCTGCAGAATACGATTTAACAGATAGAGCCATGAGCTACGCGATCATTCGCACCGGCGGCAAGCAGTTCCGTGCCGAGCCGGGCAAGTCCCTCAGGATTCCCTCGTTGCTCGGCGATGCCGGCACGGCCGTCGAGTTCAACGACGTCCTTATCGGCAATGTCGGCACCGGTGTCCGCATGGGCGTGCCCACGCTCAGCGGTGCCAAGGTCACCGGCGAGATCGTGAAGCACGGCCTCGAAGACAAGATCATCGTCTTCAAGTTCAAGCGCCGTAAGAACTACGCCCGGAAGCAGGGTCATCGGCAGAAGTTCACGGAAGTTCGCATTAACGAAATCACCCTCGGCTGATCGCCGGCGGCGCGCCTCACTGGCGCGCCTCCTTTTCCGGAGTAAGAGCAATGGCACATAAAAAAGGCGTCGGCTCATCACGCAACGGTCGCGATTCGAATCCGAAGTTTCGCGGCATCAAGAAGTACGGTGGTGAGTTCGTAACGGCTGGCAACATCATCGCGCGTCAGTGCGGTACGAAGTGGCATCCCGGCAGCAATGTCGGCATGGGCACCGACTACACGATTTACTCGCTCGTCGATGGAGTGGTGCAGTTCCAACACCACAACAAGAAGAAGTACAAGATCAGTGTGCTCCCCGTCGAGTTCGTCGAAATGATCGTCGAGGAAGTAGTCGAGGCCTAACCCTCGCCAGACGATCGTGGTATTCAAAAAGCCTCCGCCGTGCGCGGGGGCTTTTTGCGTTTGTCCCGCCGTAACTTCCGGGTGTCGGTTCACGTAGGTTCTTTGCATCACTCACACTTTTCGGAGAAGCGAGCCATGGCGATCTGGGATAAGGTCAAGCAGGGGATCGATAAGGCCGGGAAGGCGGCGCAGGACGTCTTCGACGAGGGCAAGCTGCGCCTCGACGCCTATCGGGCCCGCGAACAGGCGGACAAGGCCGCC of Gemmatimonas sp. contains these proteins:
- the rpmA gene encoding 50S ribosomal protein L27; the encoded protein is MAHKKGVGSSRNGRDSNPKFRGIKKYGGEFVTAGNIIARQCGTKWHPGSNVGMGTDYTIYSLVDGVVQFQHHNKKKYKISVLPVEFVEMIVEEVVEA
- a CDS encoding acyl-CoA dehydrogenase; protein product: MDDSLYFNEQHLAVRDMVRSFAREQVAPVASQHDEDSTFPWVNVKAMGELGLLGIPWSEDVGGAGFDTISFMIAIEELAKVCASHSITISAHTTLGTSPIVNFGTKAQIEQYVPLLASGRVLGGFGLTEESAGSDAGGTRTTAEKKDGYYLLNGSKRFITHAGVGEVFVVTAVTDPSKGTKGISSFILNKESCDLAQCRVLGVGHDDSLTPMKGFTSGKKENKLGWRASDTRELLFDNVEVPAENLLGTEGLGFINFMKTLDAGRIGIASLSIGIAQGALEESLKYASVRKQFGAAIATFQGIQFQLSDMATEIEAGRHLVYHAAWLAQQGKPFGKEAAMAKLFCSELAMRATIKAIQIHGGYGYTKDYPVERYMRDAKICEIGEGTSEIQRMVIARHLLKGLMD
- a CDS encoding Rne/Rng family ribonuclease, with product MKREILVNATPRETRVAILEDGQLVELLVDRPDARRMVGDVYLGKVEAVLPGIQAAFVNIGTEKSAFLHAADVVVEDAPVADDEDDDEDEAGDDAGGGSAGGGRRGRREVRPIQDLLKRGQDILVQITKEPISTKGPRVTAQVSLAGRFLVYMPFASKVGVSRKIDERSERQRLRAMVSEMLPDDVGGVIIRTVSEDATKEVFERELNTLINNWKRIKRKTQFTRAPALVHRETNVTRGLVRDLFSAKVEGVTVDSRQVFNEITEYLTGIAPELVERVKLYEDIVPLFDKADIETEIRDLFKRRCDLPSGGYLIIEPTEALVSIDVNSGRYTGKRDPEKTVFKTNTEAAREIARQLRLRDVGGIIVCDFIDMETQGNRDKVIHELRTHLGRDRARTKAHAVSDLGLVEMTRQRVRQSHWQSMTESCPTCSGTGRVFTPETIVRRTERAVRRMSAEGRREPVILRLHPEVALHVLEQEHDFVKRLEKLAGFPLELRDDPLLRPDEIKLVMRGAQRDVTQQYALA
- the rplU gene encoding 50S ribosomal protein L21, whose amino-acid sequence is MSYAIIRTGGKQFRAEPGKSLRIPSLLGDAGTAVEFNDVLIGNVGTGVRMGVPTLSGAKVTGEIVKHGLEDKIIVFKFKRRKNYARKQGHRQKFTEVRINEITLG